The genome window CTCAACCAGCGGCGGCGACACGCCCAGCTGAAGGCGTCCCCGCTTCATATTTGCCCCAGATGCGCCGCAGATGGCGCGCCGAACCAAAGCCTGCGCGCTCGGCGACGGTTTCAATGTCCAGGGTCGACTCAACCAGCAACTCACGGGCCACGGTTAACCGCAGCGTGTGCAGGTAGTCCAGCGGACTGCTGCCGACATGCTCGTGGAACAACCGCGCCAGGTGCCGGCTGCTGGTGCAGGCCAGGCTGGCCATGCGCGTGACGGTCCACACCTCACAGGGCGCCGCGGCGATTGCGTCCTGCACCCGATGCACGGCCGGGTGCAGGTGGTTGCGCCCGGCGATCCACGGCGAAAGCTGCGGGTCGGCGCCGCTGCGCCGCATGTACACCACCATATCCCGCGCGACGGCACAGGCCAGCCGGGGCCCGGCCAGTTGCGCGACGAGGTGCAGCATCAGGTCGATGCCCGCCGTCACACCGGCGCTGCAACTGACCGGACCGTCGGTGACGTAAAGGCGGTTTTCCAACACCCGCGCCTTGGGGGCCAGTCCTTGTAACGTCGAGCACAACGCATGGTGCGTGGTGCACTGGCGCCCGTCGAGCAGGCCTGCACGGGCGGCACTCAAGGCGCCTGCGCAAACGCACATCAGCCGCTCGCCCGACACGGCGAAGACATTTTGCAGCCACTGGGTCAGCGTATCGCTGGCCGACTCGAACGCCTGCCGGCGCTGCGCCGTGACCTTTGACGTCGAGCCCACCAACACCACCCACGTGCCCGGCGCCAGGGTTGGCGGGAGCGGCGCCAACCCCGTGAGCGGCAAGCCGATGGAGGTTTGCAGGGATTGCACCGGGCTGACGTACTGCAAATCGAAGTCGATGGCCGCCGGGTCCTCGGCTTGAGCGGCCAGGCGCAGCACTTCGGCAGGGCCCGCCAGGTCCAGCATCAGCACGTTGGGCAGCAGCACGAACAGCACCGGCAC of Pseudomonas fluorescens contains these proteins:
- a CDS encoding GlxA family transcriptional regulator, translated to MTVPVLFVLLPNVLMLDLAGPAEVLRLAAQAEDPAAIDFDLQYVSPVQSLQTSIGLPLTGLAPLPPTLAPGTWVVLVGSTSKVTAQRRQAFESASDTLTQWLQNVFAVSGERLMCVCAGALSAARAGLLDGRQCTTHHALCSTLQGLAPKARVLENRLYVTDGPVSCSAGVTAGIDLMLHLVAQLAGPRLACAVARDMVVYMRRSGADPQLSPWIAGRNHLHPAVHRVQDAIAAAPCEVWTVTRMASLACTSSRHLARLFHEHVGSSPLDYLHTLRLTVARELLVESTLDIETVAERAGFGSARHLRRIWGKYEAGTPSAGRVAAAG